A region of Pontiella agarivorans DNA encodes the following proteins:
- a CDS encoding HAD family hydrolase, translated as MQNRFIFCDIDGTLLYAKGSGRPAFGAAFFDVYGVEISVDHINFAGATDLGVLARLARENRQELSEEKTALFFERMAVYLDENMRKWPPIVFPGVGRFLERVSSHWKLGLVSGNIRRTAYLKLRHGGLEHYFSDIGGFGDDNSDRNRMAALALERAGQPSGSFLLGDTPSDIEAARVNGMTSVAVCNGQFTREMLEGENPDIIVDSFEDAEHLFQALDV; from the coding sequence GTGCAGAACCGATTCATATTCTGCGATATCGACGGCACTTTGCTGTATGCGAAAGGGTCGGGTCGCCCCGCTTTCGGAGCGGCCTTTTTTGATGTGTACGGCGTTGAGATATCGGTGGATCATATTAATTTTGCCGGAGCGACCGATCTCGGAGTGCTGGCCCGGCTGGCCCGGGAAAACCGGCAGGAGCTGTCAGAAGAAAAAACGGCGCTTTTTTTTGAGCGCATGGCGGTTTATCTCGACGAAAATATGCGTAAGTGGCCGCCGATCGTTTTTCCGGGGGTCGGCCGTTTTCTCGAACGCGTTTCCAGCCATTGGAAACTCGGGCTTGTTTCCGGGAATATTCGCCGGACCGCCTATCTGAAGCTCAGGCACGGCGGACTGGAACACTATTTTTCCGATATCGGCGGATTTGGCGATGACAACAGTGATCGCAATCGCATGGCGGCACTGGCCCTTGAGCGTGCTGGTCAGCCGTCCGGTTCGTTTCTGCTGGGAGATACACCTTCGGATATCGAGGCGGCCCGGGTCAATGGAATGACCTCCGTTGCGGTTTGTAACGGTCAGTTTACCCGCGAAATGCTTGAAGGTGAGAATCCGGATATTATTGTCGACTCATTTGAGGATGCAGAACATCTTTTCCAGGCATTGGATGTATGA